One Rosa chinensis cultivar Old Blush chromosome 5, RchiOBHm-V2, whole genome shotgun sequence genomic region harbors:
- the LOC112165280 gene encoding asparagine--tRNA ligase, cytoplasmic 1: MATDSAQLGSQLAEATLNESVSALKAEFSDRVPIRSIISRTDGGSGFAGQHVRIGGWVKTGRKADKDAFAFLELNDGSCPGNLQVIVEADKGDLGQLVPTGTCVVVDGVLKLPPAGAKQKVELRVEKVVHLGPVDPAKYPLPKTKLTLEFLRDVVHLRSRTNTISAVARIRNALAYATHTFFQKHGFLYVHTPIITTSDCEGAGEMFQVTTLISEGERLERELIKNPAPSEADLEAAKLIIKEKGDAVSQLKSAKASKEEIGAAVAELKRAKENALKLEERSKLQPGIPKKDGKIDYTQDFFARQAFLTVSGQLQVESYACALSSVYTFGPTFRAENSHTSRHLAEFWMVEPELAFAELKDDMNCAEAYVKFLCQWLLDNCSDDMEFISRQFDKTCIDRLKMVASTPFERITYTEAVELLIDAVKNGKKFENHVEWGIDLASEHERFLTEVKFQKPVIVYNYPKGIKAFYMRLNDDNKTVAAMDVLVPKVGELIGGSQREERYDVIHSRIAEMGLPIEPYEWYLDLRRFGTVKHAGFGLGFERMLLFATGLDNIRDVIPFPRYPGRADL, from the exons ATGGCTACCGATTCGGCACAGTTAGGTTCCCAACTGGCTGAAGCAACTTTAAACGAATCTGTCTCCGCTCTGAAAGCAGAATTTTCTGACAGAGttcccatcagatccataaTATCACGAACTGATGGGGGGTCTGGGTTTGCCGGGCAGCATGTCCGGATTGGTGGTTGGGTGAAGACGGGCAGGAAGGCAGACAAGGATGCATTTGCTTTTCTGGAACTTAATGATGGATCATGCCCTGGCAACTTACAGGTGATTGTGGAAGCAGACAAGGGTGACCTTGGGCAGCTTGTGCCAACCGGTACATGTGTGGTTGTGGATGGCGTGCTTAAGCTGCCCCCAGCTGGGGCCAAGCAGAAGGTGGAGCTTAGAGTTGAGAAGGTGGTCCATTTAGGTCCAGTTGACCCTGCTAAATATCCGTTGCCCAAGACCAAGCTCACCCTTGAGTTTTTGAGGGACGTTGTTCATCTCCGTTCCAGAACTAACACCATCTCTGCAGTTGCTCGCATCAGAAATGCCCTGGCATATGCAACTCATACATTTTTCCAAAAGCATGGCTTCCTTTATGTGCACACTCCAATTATCACTACCAGTGATTGTGAGGGTGCTGGTGAAATGTTCCAAGTCACAACATTGATTAGCGAAGGTGAAAGGTTGGAGAGGGAGCTGATTAAGAACCCTGCCCCATCTGAAGCAGACCTAGAAGCTGCCAAGCTAATCATCAAGGAAAAAGGAGATGCTGTTTCACAGCTGAAATCTGCTAAAGCAAGTAAGGAGGAGATTGGTGCTGCAGTCGCTGAACTTAAAAGGGCGAAGGAGAATGCATTGAAGCTGGAGGAGAGATCAAAGCTTCAGCCAGGAATCCCCAAAAAGGATGGGAAGATTGACTATACACAAGATTTCTTTGCCCGTCAAGCTTTTTTGACCGTTTCTGGCCAACTCCAAGTGGAGTCTTATGCATGTGCTCTTAGTAGTGTGTATACATTTGGGCCTACTTTTCGTGCTGAGAATTCACACACTTCACGGCATTTGGCAGAATTCTGGATGGTGGAGCCTGAATTAGCGTTTGCAGAGCTCAAG GATGACATGAACTGTGCAGAGGCGTATGTGAAATTCTTGTGTCAGTGGTTACTTGACAACTGCTCTGACGATATGGAGTTTATTTCTCGGCAATTTGATAAAACTTGCATAGACCGTCTAAAGATGGTTGCATCCACACCGTTTGAACGGATTACATATACAGAAGCTGTGGAGCTGCTAATTGATGCTGTGAAAAATGGCAAGAAGTTTGAGAATCATGTAGAGTGGGGGATTGACTTGGCATCTGAACATGAAAG ATTCTTAACAGAGGTGAAATTTCAGAAGCCTGTTATTGTGTACAATTACCCAAAAGGGATCAAAGCTTTCTACATGAGACTCAATGATGATAACAAAACAGTGGCTGCTATGGATGTCCTTGTACCAAAG GTGGGAGAGTTGATTGGGGGTAGCCAAAGGGAAGAACGCTATGATGTGATTCATAGCAG GATTGCAGAGATGGGTCTGCCTATTGAGCCGTACGAGTGGTATCTTGACTTGCGCCGCTTTGGAACTGTCAAACATGCTGGTTTTGGTTTAGGGTTTGAACGGATGCTTTTGTTTGCCACAGGCCTTGACAATATCAGAGATGTTATTCCATTCCCTAGATATCCTGGAAGAGCAGATCTTTAA